Proteins found in one Takifugu flavidus isolate HTHZ2018 chromosome 7, ASM371156v2, whole genome shotgun sequence genomic segment:
- the c7h8orf82 gene encoding UPF0598 protein C8orf82 homolog: MFAVCGSCRTMFALRLWVLRCSAGSRTAAQYVQGQSPEPRIREYFYYLDHQGQLFLDDTKVKNFVTCFKDKQFLVFFFHRLRSNRSGRYQEDFPYVSLCGRERNFLRCDDRPVVFTHLLPGQSGDPALLSYCGGAEKLAVAFRPEALFMHPISGRVYHPCSEQRGGVGLVRSALAMELSPSFAYDGDAETEQPTHFQWGGQRHRLTNELSERFSSQ; encoded by the exons ATGTTCGCCGTCTGCGGCTCCTGTCGGACCATGTTTGCGCTGCGGTTGTGGGTTCTGCGCTGCTCCGCCGGGTCCAGAACAGCCGCTCAGTACGTCCAGGGCCAAAGTCCGGAGCCGCGCATCCGGGAGTACTTTTACTACCTGGACCACCAGGGACAG CTTTTCCTCGACGACACCAAGGTGAAGAACTTTGTCACCTGTTTCAAAG ACAAACAGTTCCTGGTGTTCTTCTTCCATCGGCTGCGGTCCAATCGGAGCGGCCGGTACCAGGAGGACTTCCCCTACGTGTCCCTGTGCGGCAGGGAGAGGAACTTCCTGCGCTGTGACGATCGTCCTGTGGTCTTCACCCACCTGCTGCCGGGCCAGTCTGGAGACCCGGCGCTGCTGTCCTACTGCGGGGGGGCAGAGAAGCTCGCCGTCGCCTTCCGGCCAGAGGCGCTGTTCATGCATCCCATCAGCGGGCGCGTGTACCACCCCTGCTcggagcagagggggggggtcgGCCTGGTCAGGTCAGCTCTGGCCATGGAGCTCAGCCCATCCTTTGCTTACGATGGGGACGCAGAAACGGAGCAGCCCACTCACTttcagtggggggggcagagacaccGACTGACCAACGAGCTGTCCGAGCGGTTCTCCTCTCAATGA